A single region of the Syntrophotaleaceae bacterium genome encodes:
- a CDS encoding thioredoxin domain-containing protein has product MSQVQQREDNVARLSRVDISSLPENGGEKYNRLIFSKSPYLLQHAENPIEWYSWSNAAFERARQEDKPVFLSIGYSTCHWCHVMAHESFEDDQVAEVLNRHYIAIKVDREERPDLDNIYMLTCQMMTGRGGWPTTLILTPDQKPFFAATYIPKTGRQGMIGLIELLQKVAELWNSNRASLLDTGEKVSQALQQVEQSRPESDVLSDDVLLTAFEQYLQTFDRQNAGFGGAPKFPAPHNLSLLLRLERRIHKENARIMALQTLQQMRLGGIFDQLGYGLHRYSVDKHWLVPHFEKMLYDQALAMLAYVEAFQVSGDGFYRQSALEIADYVRRDLTDPDGGFYCGEDADSEGHEGTFYLWTPEQVKEVLGEELATVFCRSFDITQKGNFEGRNIPHLEEDLAGLATQAGVSADQLAAALAQGRQQLFEARKQRIRPHRDDKVLTSWNGLAIAAFARAGSVMAEEELIRSATRAAEFLLKNLVDAEGRLLRRYRLGDVAIPGFLEDYAFLVWGLIELYMAGFDEGHLQSAIDLTNRMEQLFSDGQGSFFDTGKDAEAVLTRGRSLQDVAVPSGTSVAAYNLLRLGRMTGDGEMEQRGEQVLAWQISQIRQYPSGFAQFLISLDYALGPKSEIVVTWDGQNLPRDLLREIRRRFLPGTVVLLAAEGTTSGPAAALAEGKGLVEGKPAAWICEKQSCRAPVTDPVELGRILDKLAVPP; this is encoded by the coding sequence ATGTCGCAGGTGCAGCAGAGAGAGGATAATGTTGCCCGTCTCAGCCGGGTGGACATCTCCTCCCTGCCGGAAAACGGCGGGGAGAAGTACAACCGGCTGATCTTTTCCAAAAGCCCCTATCTGCTCCAACACGCCGAAAACCCCATCGAATGGTACTCCTGGAGCAATGCCGCCTTCGAACGGGCCCGGCAGGAAGATAAACCGGTCTTTCTGTCTATCGGCTATTCCACCTGCCACTGGTGCCATGTCATGGCCCACGAATCCTTCGAGGATGACCAGGTGGCCGAGGTTCTCAACCGTCATTACATTGCGATCAAGGTGGACCGGGAGGAGCGGCCCGATCTCGACAACATCTACATGCTGACCTGCCAGATGATGACCGGCCGGGGAGGATGGCCCACCACCCTGATCCTGACACCGGATCAGAAACCGTTTTTTGCCGCGACCTACATCCCCAAAACCGGTCGGCAGGGGATGATCGGCCTGATCGAACTGCTGCAGAAGGTCGCCGAACTCTGGAACTCCAATCGGGCCAGCCTGCTCGATACCGGGGAGAAGGTCAGCCAGGCCCTGCAGCAGGTGGAACAGTCACGCCCGGAGTCGGATGTTCTTTCCGACGACGTCCTGCTCACAGCTTTCGAGCAGTATCTGCAGACTTTCGATCGGCAAAATGCCGGGTTCGGCGGCGCCCCGAAATTTCCTGCCCCACACAACCTGTCCCTGCTGCTGCGGCTGGAACGCCGCATCCACAAGGAGAATGCCCGCATCATGGCCCTGCAGACCCTGCAGCAGATGCGGCTCGGCGGCATTTTCGACCAACTCGGCTACGGTCTCCACCGCTATTCCGTCGACAAGCACTGGCTGGTTCCCCATTTCGAAAAAATGCTCTACGATCAGGCCCTGGCCATGCTGGCCTACGTGGAAGCCTTCCAGGTCAGCGGCGACGGTTTCTATCGCCAGTCGGCCCTGGAGATCGCCGATTATGTCCGGCGGGACCTGACCGATCCTGACGGCGGTTTCTACTGCGGGGAGGATGCCGATTCGGAAGGGCATGAAGGCACTTTTTACCTCTGGACTCCCGAGCAGGTCAAAGAGGTCCTGGGGGAGGAACTGGCCACCGTTTTCTGCCGCTCCTTCGACATTACTCAAAAAGGGAATTTCGAAGGGCGCAACATTCCGCACCTTGAAGAGGATCTTGCGGGACTGGCGACCCAGGCCGGGGTCTCCGCCGATCAACTTGCCGCCGCCCTGGCCCAGGGCCGACAACAGCTGTTCGAGGCCCGCAAGCAGCGGATCCGTCCTCACCGGGACGACAAGGTCCTGACCAGCTGGAACGGTCTTGCCATTGCCGCTTTTGCCAGAGCGGGAAGCGTCATGGCGGAAGAGGAACTGATCCGGTCGGCCACCCGCGCCGCCGAATTCCTGTTGAAGAACCTGGTCGATGCCGAGGGCAGGCTGCTGCGGCGCTACCGTTTGGGCGATGTGGCCATTCCCGGCTTTCTGGAGGATTACGCCTTCCTGGTCTGGGGCCTGATCGAGCTGTATATGGCCGGTTTCGATGAGGGCCATCTCCAGTCCGCCATCGATCTGACCAACCGGATGGAGCAGCTTTTCAGCGATGGGCAGGGCAGTTTTTTCGACACAGGGAAGGATGCCGAGGCGGTGCTGACCCGGGGCCGGTCCCTCCAGGATGTCGCCGTTCCCTCCGGCACCTCCGTCGCCGCCTACAACCTGCTTCGTCTTGGGCGGATGACCGGCGACGGGGAGATGGAGCAACGGGGCGAACAGGTCCTGGCGTGGCAGATTTCCCAAATCCGTCAGTATCCCTCGGGCTTCGCCCAGTTCCTGATCTCTCTCGATTATGCCCTGGGACCGAAGAGCGAAATCGTGGTGACCTGGGACGGACAGAATTTACCCCGGGATCTGCTGCGGGAAATCCGCAGACGGTTCCTGCCCGGAACCGTGGTACTGCTGGCTGCAGAGGGCACGACTTCGGGACCTGCTGCCGCACTGGCCGAGGGGAAGGGTCTGGTGGAAGGGAAGCCGGCGGCATGGATCTGCGAAAAGCAGAGCTGCCGGGCGCCGGTCACCGATCCCGTGGAATTGGGGAGGATTCTCGACAAGCTGGCGGTCCCGCCCTGA
- the hypE gene encoding hydrogenase expression/formation protein HypE → MDKDLILLGHGSGGKLSHQLLDQLIIPTLSGTPLAGQNDAALLEHEGGRLAFTTDSYVVDPIFFPGGNIGDLAINGTVNDLAMVGAQPLGISVSLILEEGFSRTDLQTILVSMRRAADKAGVSILTGDTKVVPRGKADRIFINTSGIGRIPSSLNLGGALARPGDKILINGTIGDHGIAVMAKREGLALETEILSDCAALNGLVSELLNAEGDSIHVLRDPTRGGVATTLKEIALQSQVTITVDEAALPLKGPVRGVCALLGLDPLYVANEGKVLVVADADAAERTLERMRRHPLGRDAAIIGEISAAGHGRVEMDTQVGGRRSVEMLAGEQLPRIC, encoded by the coding sequence GTGGACAAAGACCTTATCCTTCTCGGACATGGCAGCGGCGGAAAGCTCTCCCACCAGCTGCTTGATCAACTGATCATCCCGACCCTCTCCGGCACCCCTCTGGCCGGTCAGAACGACGCCGCCCTGCTGGAGCACGAAGGAGGACGTCTCGCCTTCACCACCGACTCCTACGTGGTCGACCCGATCTTTTTTCCCGGCGGCAACATCGGCGATCTCGCCATCAACGGGACCGTAAACGACCTCGCCATGGTGGGGGCCCAGCCCTTGGGGATCAGCGTCAGCCTGATTCTCGAGGAGGGCTTCAGCCGCACGGACCTCCAAACCATCCTCGTCTCCATGCGCCGCGCCGCCGACAAGGCCGGAGTCTCCATCCTGACTGGCGACACCAAGGTGGTGCCCCGCGGCAAGGCGGACCGCATTTTCATCAACACCTCCGGTATCGGCCGGATCCCCTCTTCACTGAATCTCGGCGGCGCCCTGGCCCGGCCAGGAGACAAAATCCTCATCAACGGCACCATCGGCGACCACGGTATCGCGGTCATGGCCAAACGGGAAGGGCTGGCACTGGAGACTGAAATCCTCAGTGATTGCGCCGCTCTGAACGGCCTGGTCTCGGAACTGCTGAATGCAGAAGGGGACTCGATTCATGTCCTGCGCGATCCGACTCGAGGCGGGGTGGCCACCACCCTCAAGGAGATCGCCCTGCAGTCGCAGGTGACCATCACCGTCGACGAGGCGGCCCTGCCCCTCAAGGGACCGGTGCGGGGCGTCTGTGCCCTGCTCGGCCTCGACCCTTTGTATGTGGCAAACGAGGGGAAAGTCCTGGTGGTGGCCGATGCGGATGCGGCTGAGCGAACTCTGGAGCGGATGCGCCGCCATCCCCTGGGCCGGGACGCGGCAATCATCGGCGAGATTTCCGCCGCGGGCCATGGCCGGGTCGAAATGGACACCCAAGTCGGCGGCCGCCGGTCGGTTGAGATGCTCGCCGGCGAACAACTGCCGCGAATCTGCTGA
- a CDS encoding HypC/HybG/HupF family hydrogenase formation chaperone has product MCLAVPMQVISRDGDTVVAEIDGVKRSASLMMLGEEVTEGDYLLIHAGFAISKLDEQEALETLALMRECLAVSREEP; this is encoded by the coding sequence ATGTGTCTAGCAGTACCCATGCAGGTGATCAGCCGAGACGGTGATACCGTCGTGGCGGAAATCGACGGGGTCAAACGTTCGGCCAGTCTGATGATGCTCGGCGAGGAGGTGACGGAAGGAGATTACCTCCTGATCCACGCCGGTTTCGCCATCAGCAAGCTCGACGAGCAGGAGGCTCTTGAGACCCTTGCCCTGATGCGAGAGTGCCTTGCCGTGAGCCGGGAGGAGCCATGA
- a CDS encoding aldehyde dehydrogenase family protein gives MDFLGDLGIEPVNPGASTGRNWDSAGGLMEVFSPADGKSIASVRRAALEDYERVIKTAGEAFVFWRELPAPKRGEIVRQISLELRTRKRALGRLVSYEMGKSLQEGLGEVQEMIDICDFAVGQSRMLYGLSMHSERVRHRMYEQYHPLGIVGIVTSFNFPVAVWSWNAMIAAVCGDVCVWKPSSKVPLSAIAVQKIVAGVLRANQLPEGIFSLLVGSGSDIGERMLEDPRLPLISFTGSVPSGRRAAETVARRLGRTILELSGNNAVILTEHADLKLALPAVVFGAVGTAGQRCTTLRRLIVHESILPQVRQALVKAYGGLRIGDPLDEAHHVGPLIDQSAVKAFRDALEEVQQQGGRLVFGGETLEGPGYESGCYVVPAIFEAENHFPVVRQETFAPILYLISYSGDVAAAIAKQNDVAQGLSSAIFTSDLRQAETFLAAGGSDCGIANVNIGTSGAEIGGAFGGEKETGGGRESGSDAWKAYMRRQTVTINYGTELPLAQGIQFGID, from the coding sequence ATGGATTTTCTTGGAGATCTGGGGATTGAACCGGTCAATCCGGGAGCGTCGACCGGACGAAACTGGGATTCGGCCGGAGGATTGATGGAGGTCTTTTCGCCTGCGGACGGCAAGTCGATCGCCTCCGTCCGGCGGGCTGCCCTCGAGGATTACGAGCGGGTCATTAAAACGGCCGGGGAAGCCTTCGTCTTCTGGCGGGAATTGCCGGCACCGAAACGGGGGGAGATCGTGCGGCAGATCAGCCTCGAGCTCCGGACCCGGAAGAGAGCGCTCGGACGGCTGGTGTCCTACGAGATGGGCAAGTCACTGCAGGAAGGGCTGGGGGAAGTCCAGGAGATGATCGATATCTGCGATTTCGCCGTGGGCCAGTCGCGGATGCTCTACGGTTTGAGCATGCATTCCGAGAGGGTCAGGCACCGGATGTACGAACAGTATCATCCGCTGGGCATTGTCGGCATCGTCACTTCCTTCAATTTTCCTGTCGCGGTCTGGTCATGGAATGCGATGATCGCCGCTGTTTGCGGGGACGTCTGCGTGTGGAAACCGTCCTCTAAGGTGCCCTTGTCCGCCATTGCCGTGCAGAAGATCGTGGCCGGGGTCCTGCGGGCCAACCAACTGCCCGAGGGGATCTTCTCCCTGCTGGTCGGGTCCGGTAGCGACATCGGCGAACGGATGCTGGAAGATCCCCGCCTGCCCCTGATCTCCTTTACCGGTTCCGTTCCCTCCGGACGGCGGGCGGCGGAAACCGTGGCCCGGAGGCTGGGACGCACCATTCTGGAATTGAGCGGCAACAATGCGGTGATCCTGACCGAGCATGCGGATCTGAAACTCGCTCTCCCCGCGGTGGTTTTCGGGGCCGTCGGCACCGCCGGCCAGCGATGTACCACCCTGCGCCGCCTGATCGTGCACGAATCCATTCTGCCCCAGGTGCGACAGGCTCTGGTCAAGGCCTATGGCGGTCTGCGCATCGGCGATCCTCTGGACGAGGCACACCATGTCGGCCCCCTTATCGACCAGAGTGCCGTCAAGGCTTTTCGCGATGCCCTGGAGGAAGTTCAGCAGCAGGGGGGCAGGCTTGTCTTCGGCGGCGAAACCCTCGAGGGACCGGGCTACGAATCGGGATGCTACGTGGTGCCCGCCATTTTCGAGGCGGAAAATCACTTTCCGGTGGTGCGTCAGGAGACCTTTGCCCCCATTCTCTATCTGATCTCTTATTCCGGTGATGTTGCCGCAGCCATCGCCAAGCAGAACGATGTGGCACAGGGCCTCTCCTCGGCCATCTTTACCAGCGACCTGCGGCAGGCTGAAACTTTTTTGGCGGCTGGGGGATCGGATTGCGGCATCGCCAACGTCAACATCGGCACCTCGGGCGCCGAAATCGGCGGCGCCTTCGGTGGCGAAAAAGAAACCGGCGGAGGCCGGGAATCGGGCTCTGACGCCTGGAAGGCCTACATGCGACGGCAGACAGTGACGATCAATTACGGCACCGAACTGCCCCTGGCCCAGGGGATACAGTTCGGTATCGATTAA
- the hypD gene encoding hydrogenase formation protein HypD: MSFSEEFRRRELVQGLAGRIRDWCASLGGPLTFMEVCGTHTMAIYQHGLRSLLPSGIRLISGPGCPVCVTPIGFVDQAVAYARQPQLIVASFGDMLRVPGSSSSLIQERARGADVRIVQSSMDAVALAQRYPDKQVVFLGVGFETTAPTVAASILSADRQGLKNYFVLAAHKTIPMAMQVLSADPELAIDGYLCPAHVSTVIGGDAYLFLAEEHGLPCVVTGFEPADIMQGVAMLVQQRVEGRRAVEIQYRRFVTPEGNPKARELLDEVFIPVDSNWRGIGAIPLSGLAIAEKYASFDAERALPVEVEEPREAAGCLCGEVLKGKVMPADCPLFGKACTPEEPVGACMVSSEGSCAAAYKYGQSLA, translated from the coding sequence ATGAGTTTCAGCGAGGAGTTCCGCAGACGCGAGCTTGTGCAGGGTCTGGCCGGACGCATCAGGGACTGGTGCGCGAGCCTTGGCGGGCCTCTGACCTTCATGGAGGTCTGCGGCACCCATACCATGGCCATCTACCAGCACGGTCTGCGCAGCCTGCTGCCGTCCGGCATAAGGCTCATTTCCGGCCCCGGCTGCCCGGTCTGCGTGACTCCGATCGGCTTTGTAGATCAGGCTGTGGCCTATGCAAGGCAGCCGCAACTCATCGTCGCCAGCTTCGGCGACATGCTCCGGGTGCCCGGCTCATCCTCCAGTCTGATTCAGGAAAGGGCCAGGGGCGCCGATGTGCGCATCGTTCAATCCTCCATGGATGCGGTGGCCCTGGCACAAAGGTACCCTGACAAACAGGTCGTTTTCCTCGGGGTCGGATTCGAAACCACGGCCCCGACCGTAGCCGCCAGCATTTTGAGCGCGGACCGGCAAGGGCTGAAAAACTATTTCGTGCTGGCGGCGCACAAGACCATACCAATGGCGATGCAGGTATTGTCGGCAGACCCCGAACTGGCCATCGACGGCTATCTCTGTCCGGCTCACGTCAGTACGGTGATCGGTGGGGATGCCTACCTCTTTCTGGCAGAGGAGCATGGTCTGCCCTGCGTAGTGACCGGCTTTGAACCCGCCGATATCATGCAGGGCGTCGCGATGCTGGTCCAACAGCGGGTGGAAGGTCGTCGCGCGGTCGAAATCCAATACCGCCGCTTCGTCACCCCTGAGGGCAATCCCAAAGCCCGGGAACTGCTCGACGAGGTCTTCATCCCCGTCGACTCGAACTGGCGCGGCATCGGCGCGATTCCCCTCAGCGGTCTGGCCATCGCTGAAAAATATGCATCTTTCGATGCCGAACGGGCGCTGCCGGTCGAGGTCGAGGAGCCGCGGGAGGCCGCAGGCTGCCTGTGCGGCGAAGTGCTGAAAGGCAAAGTCATGCCGGCCGACTGCCCTCTTTTCGGCAAAGCATGCACCCCGGAGGAGCCGGTAGGGGCCTGCATGGTGTCCTCCGAAGGGAGTTGCGCAGCCGCCTACAAGTACGGGCAGAGCCTGGCCTGA
- a CDS encoding FAD-binding oxidoreductase encodes MPGAKERLADKLRGTIRGEVVSDPGALRRYARDQSLYEVVPRVAALPEDREDVQRLIEFASREGIPLTPRGGGSGTAGAALGSGIVVALPRSEAWSGIGELTIEGGRAGIRVGAAVSHNALQQQLKGQGYFLPADVSSADISCIGGNIATKASGPHALRYGSIDRFVTSLEFVTAQGEVVNTADARTIPERFRTSIAELESRLAADAPARERLAARRLKTASGYNLFAFLDPLSPGRRLARLLCGSVGTLGLVTGATLQVELFEQDRAAVLLYFDDLTEAGRAVLALRDLDVSAIELISRETVQVLKEKTDVPAGLAVDAHLLLVELAGSGFQEGIRNIKTLLQTGGFRLARPPAVARNEAEIERLWALRKQILWLIRHPQPHLRALSVVNDVGVPPEKLASFVQGVQQVFADRKMIALIYGHAGNGNLHLRPLFDLTLPDLPGRIRELAEAVYELVLKHHGTVTAEHGMGPLRAPFLRREWGGPLYDYMREVKRIFDPDDLLNPGAMFNQRPITDNIRQDLLAGP; translated from the coding sequence ATGCCAGGGGCGAAGGAGCGGTTGGCGGACAAGCTGCGAGGGACGATCCGGGGAGAGGTGGTGAGCGATCCCGGCGCCCTGCGCCGTTATGCCAGGGACCAGAGCCTTTACGAGGTGGTTCCCCGGGTCGCGGCTCTGCCTGAGGACAGGGAGGATGTCCAAAGGCTGATCGAATTTGCCTCCCGTGAGGGAATTCCCCTCACCCCCCGGGGAGGGGGGTCGGGCACCGCAGGCGCCGCCCTGGGATCGGGAATCGTCGTGGCTCTGCCCCGCAGCGAAGCCTGGAGCGGCATCGGAGAGCTGACCATCGAAGGGGGTCGGGCCGGCATCCGGGTCGGCGCGGCGGTCTCTCACAACGCCTTGCAGCAGCAGCTCAAAGGCCAGGGATACTTTCTGCCCGCGGATGTTTCCAGCGCCGATATCAGCTGCATCGGAGGCAATATCGCGACCAAGGCAAGCGGTCCCCATGCCCTGCGCTACGGTTCGATCGACCGCTTTGTGACATCCCTGGAATTCGTGACCGCCCAGGGGGAGGTGGTGAACACGGCCGACGCCAGGACCATTCCCGAGCGTTTCCGGACATCGATCGCCGAACTGGAGAGCCGTCTTGCCGCGGATGCACCCGCCCGGGAAAGGCTGGCCGCCCGCCGTCTGAAAACGGCCAGCGGCTACAACCTGTTTGCCTTCCTCGATCCTCTGTCGCCCGGCCGGCGCCTTGCCCGGCTGCTGTGCGGCAGTGTGGGCACTCTCGGTCTCGTCACCGGCGCCACCCTTCAGGTGGAGCTTTTCGAACAGGACCGGGCCGCTGTCCTGCTCTATTTCGATGATCTGACTGAAGCGGGCCGGGCGGTCCTGGCCCTGCGGGACCTCGATGTTTCCGCTATCGAGCTGATCAGCCGCGAGACAGTGCAGGTGCTGAAAGAGAAAACCGATGTCCCGGCCGGGCTGGCCGTCGACGCCCATCTGCTCCTGGTGGAATTGGCCGGATCGGGTTTTCAGGAAGGGATCCGCAACATCAAGACCCTTCTGCAAACCGGCGGTTTTCGTCTGGCTCGACCCCCTGCCGTGGCCAGAAACGAGGCCGAGATCGAGCGGCTCTGGGCCCTGCGCAAGCAGATCCTGTGGCTGATCCGCCATCCCCAACCCCATCTCCGGGCGCTCTCGGTGGTCAATGATGTGGGCGTGCCGCCCGAAAAACTCGCCTCCTTCGTGCAGGGGGTGCAGCAGGTGTTCGCCGACCGGAAAATGATCGCCCTCATCTACGGCCATGCGGGAAACGGCAATCTTCATCTTCGACCGCTGTTCGACCTGACCCTTCCCGATCTGCCAGGCCGCATCCGGGAACTGGCCGAAGCTGTGTATGAACTGGTTTTGAAGCACCATGGCACGGTCACCGCCGAACACGGCATGGGTCCGCTGCGGGCTCCTTTTTTGAGGCGGGAATGGGGAGGGCCCCTGTACGATTATATGCGGGAGGTCAAACGGATATTCGATCCGGACGATCTCCTCAATCCCGGGGCCATGTTCAATCAGCGCCCCATCACCGACAACATCCGACAGGACCTTCTGGCAGGGCCATAG
- the lat gene encoding L-lysine 6-transaminase, with translation MIQPQEVKKALSSHMLVEGFDVILDVDRSQGCWFVDQRTGDRYLDFFSMYASMAVGYNHPRLDAARDELGRLAVNKPSNSDVYTTAMAEFVETFARVAMPAEFPYVFFIEGGALGVENALKTAFDWKVRKNHAAGIEQDAGSQVIHFRQAFHGRTGYTLSLTNTADARKTKFFPKFPWPRIVNPKVTFPLNEENLAVVKTLEEEAVWDIRQVIGQQSEEIAALIIEPIQGEGGDNHFRPEFLRTLRRICDEHDIMLIFDEVQTGVGLTGKFWAFEHFGVTPDLLAFGKKTQVCGMLASRRVEDVCCHVFKERSRLNSTFGGNLIDMVRCNHILRIIEEEKLVENAARQGELLLEGLQRLAEDFPETISNPRGRGLMCAFDAPEGHTRDQLVKAFFAEKLILVGCGSRSVRFRPHLIVSEEEIRQGLDRIRHVLRQNTFRSLDIHRDSCIGSGV, from the coding sequence ATGATCCAACCGCAAGAGGTCAAAAAAGCCCTGTCCAGTCACATGCTGGTTGAAGGTTTCGACGTCATTCTCGATGTCGACCGTTCGCAGGGTTGCTGGTTCGTGGACCAGCGTACCGGCGATCGATACCTCGATTTTTTCTCCATGTACGCCTCCATGGCGGTCGGCTACAACCACCCTCGGCTGGACGCCGCCCGGGACGAACTGGGGCGGCTGGCGGTGAACAAGCCCTCCAACTCGGATGTCTACACCACGGCCATGGCGGAGTTCGTGGAGACTTTCGCCCGGGTGGCCATGCCGGCCGAATTTCCCTATGTCTTTTTTATCGAGGGGGGCGCGCTGGGGGTGGAAAACGCCCTCAAGACCGCCTTCGACTGGAAGGTGCGGAAAAATCATGCCGCCGGGATCGAGCAGGATGCGGGCAGCCAGGTCATCCATTTCCGCCAGGCCTTCCACGGCCGCACCGGCTACACCCTGTCCCTGACCAATACCGCCGATGCGCGCAAAACCAAATTCTTCCCCAAATTTCCCTGGCCGCGGATCGTCAACCCGAAAGTCACCTTTCCTCTGAACGAGGAAAATCTGGCCGTGGTGAAGACCCTCGAGGAGGAAGCGGTCTGGGACATCCGTCAGGTGATCGGGCAGCAAAGCGAGGAGATCGCCGCCCTGATCATCGAACCGATTCAGGGGGAAGGGGGAGACAACCATTTCCGACCCGAGTTTCTGCGGACTCTGCGCCGCATCTGCGACGAACACGACATCATGCTGATTTTCGACGAGGTGCAGACCGGTGTGGGACTGACCGGCAAATTCTGGGCCTTCGAGCACTTCGGGGTGACCCCGGACCTGCTCGCCTTCGGCAAAAAAACCCAGGTCTGCGGCATGCTCGCCTCCCGCCGCGTGGAGGATGTCTGCTGCCATGTCTTCAAAGAGCGCAGCCGTCTCAATTCGACCTTCGGCGGCAACCTGATCGATATGGTTCGCTGCAATCATATCCTGCGCATCATCGAGGAGGAGAAGCTGGTGGAGAATGCCGCCAGGCAGGGAGAACTGCTCCTTGAGGGCCTGCAGCGGCTGGCCGAAGACTTTCCGGAGACCATCTCCAATCCCCGCGGGCGGGGCCTGATGTGCGCCTTCGACGCGCCCGAGGGTCATACCCGGGATCAGCTGGTCAAGGCCTTTTTCGCCGAAAAGCTGATTCTGGTCGGCTGCGGTTCGCGCAGCGTCCGCTTCCGGCCGCACCTCATCGTCAGCGAGGAGGAGATCCGGCAGGGGCTCGATCGCATCCGCCATGTGCTGCGTCAGAATACCTTTCGCAGCCTCGATATCCATCGCGATTCCTGCATCGGGAGCGGGGTGTGA